One genomic segment of Manis javanica isolate MJ-LG chromosome 7, MJ_LKY, whole genome shotgun sequence includes these proteins:
- the DKK1 gene encoding dickkopf-related protein 1, producing MTTPCAAGAARVLVAFVAAALCGHPLPGTSATLNSVLVNSNAIKNLPPPLGGAAGHAGSAVSAAPGILFEGGNKYQTIDNYQPYPCAEDEECSTEEYCASPTRGAGARAQICLACRKRRKRCMRHAMCCPGNFCKNGICMPSDHSHFHRGEIEETIIESFGNDHSILDGYSRRTTLSSKMYHTKGQEGSVCLRSSDCATGLCCARHFWSKICKPVLKEGQVCTKHRRKGSHGLELFQRCYCGEDLSCRIQKDHHQASNSSRLHTCQRH from the exons ATGACGACTCCGTGCGCGGCGGGAGCTGCCCGGGTCTTGGTCGCCTTCGTAGCCGCGGCTCTTTGCGGTCACCCTCTACCGGGAACGAGCGCCACCTTGAACTCGGTTCTCGTCAATTCCAACGCCATCAAGAACCTACCCCCACCGCTGGGCGGCGCTGCCGGGCACGCAGGTTCCGCAGTCAGCGCAGCTCCGGGAATTCTGTTCGAGGGTGGGAACAAATACCAGACCATTGACAACTACCAG CCGTACCCGTGCGCCGAGGATGAGGAGTGCAGCACCGAGGAGTACTGTGCGAGTCCCACCCGAGGAGCGGGTGCCAGAGCGCAAatctgcctggcctgcaggaaGCGCCGAAAACGCTGCATGCGTCACGCCATGTGCTGCCCCGGAAATTTCTGCAAAAATG GAATATGTATGCCCTCTGATCACAGTCATTTCCATCGAGGGGAAATAGAGGAAACCATTATTGAAAGCTTTGGTAATGATCACAGCATCCTGGATGGGTACTCCAGAAGAACTACACTGTCTTCAAAAATGTATCATACCAAAG GACAAGAAGGTTCTGTCTGTCTCCGATCATCAGACTGTGCCACAGGGTTGTGTTGTGCTAGACATTTCTGGTCCAAGATCTGTAAGCCTGTCCTCAAAGAGGGTCAAGTGTGCACCAAGCACAGGAGAAAAGGCTCCCATGGGCTGGAGCTATTCCAGCGTTGTTACTGTGGAGAAGATCTATCTTGCCGGATACAGAAAGATCACCATCAAGCCAGTAACTCTTCCAGGCTTCACACTTGTCAGAGACACTAA